From a single Stackebrandtia endophytica genomic region:
- a CDS encoding cellulase family glycosylhydrolase: MRRYLIGVIMLALIATGGVAAATRTGTPDITGFITDEHGRALILHGFNTASSAKSTPDAHPDFTEADLDRELRDMGTNFVRYLIQWRAVEPEPGVYDDDYLREVSQRVQWYAERGYHVMLDMHQDLYGGHITPEGDAGNGAPHWATIMDGLPVESQDQWEMYYLEPGVIRAFDNFWNTTGRHPELMEHYAAAWGHVAEYFADEPAVLGYDLMNEPWGGTLQGAAFETGPLATLYQSSIDRIRQHDPDSWIFVEPQAVGINWGLPSSLPRLDDPRDGDARIGYAPHLYPLPLDLGGRYDTDGDLIDTTMNWWLDNIQRTAQRLDAPILLGEFGYDATLPGTLDYIEATIRLTDENLMGWAYWSRDPGGWGPYTGDGVAQPLTSVLDRAYPRAVAGTPTLIDYQPDRLAVSFIGSPEVVAPTEIYLPTEFGSRPSASCGDCAVEWDDQRRILSVTTPAVATEQHIVVTR; encoded by the coding sequence ATGCGGCGATATCTGATCGGCGTGATCATGTTGGCGTTGATCGCCACGGGTGGAGTCGCCGCGGCAACCCGAACCGGCACCCCCGACATCACGGGATTCATCACCGACGAGCACGGTCGGGCCCTGATCCTGCACGGCTTCAACACCGCCTCCAGCGCCAAGAGCACCCCCGACGCGCATCCCGACTTCACCGAGGCCGATCTCGACCGGGAACTGCGCGACATGGGCACCAACTTCGTGCGGTACCTAATCCAGTGGCGCGCGGTCGAACCGGAACCGGGTGTCTACGACGACGACTACCTTCGCGAAGTGTCCCAACGGGTGCAGTGGTACGCCGAACGCGGCTATCACGTGATGCTGGACATGCACCAGGACCTCTACGGCGGACACATCACCCCCGAGGGCGACGCCGGCAACGGCGCACCACATTGGGCGACCATAATGGATGGTCTACCGGTGGAGTCGCAGGACCAGTGGGAGATGTACTACCTGGAGCCGGGCGTCATCCGTGCCTTCGACAACTTCTGGAACACCACCGGCCGCCACCCCGAACTGATGGAACACTATGCGGCGGCGTGGGGACATGTCGCCGAGTACTTCGCCGACGAACCGGCGGTGCTCGGCTACGACCTGATGAACGAACCCTGGGGCGGCACCCTCCAGGGAGCGGCCTTCGAAACCGGCCCACTGGCCACGCTGTACCAGTCCTCCATCGACCGGATTCGTCAACACGACCCCGATTCCTGGATCTTCGTCGAACCGCAGGCGGTCGGCATCAACTGGGGCCTTCCCTCCAGCCTGCCCCGACTGGACGACCCGCGCGACGGCGACGCCCGGATCGGATACGCGCCGCACCTGTACCCGCTGCCGCTCGACCTCGGCGGCCGCTACGACACCGACGGCGACCTCATCGACACGACGATGAACTGGTGGCTGGACAACATTCAGCGCACCGCGCAGCGGCTGGACGCCCCCATCCTGTTGGGCGAGTTCGGTTACGACGCGACGCTTCCAGGCACATTGGACTACATCGAGGCGACGATTCGCCTCACCGACGAGAACCTGATGGGCTGGGCCTACTGGTCGCGAGACCCCGGCGGTTGGGGCCCCTACACCGGGGACGGCGTGGCCCAGCCGTTGACCTCGGTGCTCGACCGCGCGTATCCACGCGCCGTCGCGGGAACCCCGACGCTGATCGACTATCAACCCGATCGCCTGGCGGTCTCGTTCATCGGTTCCCCCGAAGTCGTCGCACCCACCGAGATCTACCTGCCCACCGAGTTCGGAAGCCGCCCCTCCGCCTCCTGCGGTGACTGTGCCGTCGAGTGGGACGACCAGCGCCGCATCCTGTCGGTGACGACCCCAGCGGTGGCGACCGAACAGCACATCGTGGTCACCCGCTAG
- a CDS encoding RNB domain-containing ribonuclease: MNGEPADGVDTDIPDAQHGIMIDSPTTTDRDDAIWVRPREDRIDVWVHIADVASHFAAATPADATARRRVHTRYGRDRVIGMLPQHIESAATLRTGVAQTTMTVHIGYDSHLEPVTVELSRGRLTRAHQLAYPDVSTVIDDGDHPLRDVLGHAHDLATGLLARRRRNGALAFYDLYKGYASTEEGNLIRLAEHQRNVGYLIVQEFMIAANTAVSRWAAHRDLPILYRNHRTATVGGGAIDILDELAHAQATGDAGNYELLRDRLRVVQRAAEYSPIVLGHHGLNLATYTHASSPLRRYPDLVNQRIILAHVDGRPQPYPIEEVTALAEEANQQYQLERQRRAERHRDAAKRITRGQLDTPDHRHLDDTEFSKVLRLAVATASDQAGLIDEADRRFTEGRLSMRDLYELLLRAEGDRWLPVRERAHRAIADEPGNALTVLNMYVQAEVGGPVSANHLQWQVQPIGTAHQPCFEAQLTMNLPDRTVDAHARAAMSKKDAKAQAALSMLSRLSGLPDLSRNTEPPPEPAGTPARVPDDRNATMAVNEYAQTKVINSPTWHYDRRGPSHEPTFTCTAATVFGATGEPLTAQSAAPSKQAAKSGAAQILRTLIEERLDEMALTRSGAPDGDGT; this comes from the coding sequence ATGAACGGTGAACCGGCCGACGGGGTTGACACGGACATCCCCGACGCCCAACACGGCATAATGATCGACTCGCCCACCACCACCGACCGCGACGACGCGATCTGGGTGCGACCGCGCGAGGACCGGATCGACGTGTGGGTACACATCGCCGACGTCGCCTCCCACTTCGCCGCCGCCACGCCGGCCGACGCCACCGCCCGCCGGCGGGTGCACACCCGCTACGGACGTGACCGGGTCATCGGCATGCTGCCGCAGCACATCGAATCGGCCGCCACGCTTCGCACCGGTGTCGCCCAGACGACCATGACCGTTCACATCGGCTACGACTCCCACCTCGAACCCGTCACCGTCGAGTTGTCCCGAGGCCGACTCACCCGGGCGCACCAGCTCGCCTACCCCGACGTGTCGACCGTCATCGACGACGGCGACCACCCACTGCGCGACGTCCTCGGACACGCCCACGACCTGGCCACCGGACTGTTGGCCCGACGTCGTCGAAACGGTGCCCTGGCCTTCTACGACCTCTACAAGGGATACGCCAGCACCGAGGAGGGAAACCTCATCCGGTTGGCCGAACACCAGCGCAACGTCGGATACCTCATCGTGCAGGAGTTCATGATCGCCGCCAACACGGCCGTCTCACGATGGGCCGCACACCGCGATCTGCCGATCCTGTACCGCAACCACCGCACCGCCACCGTCGGCGGCGGTGCGATCGACATCCTCGACGAACTCGCACACGCGCAGGCCACCGGCGACGCCGGAAACTACGAACTCCTACGAGATCGACTGCGTGTGGTGCAACGCGCCGCCGAGTACAGCCCGATCGTGCTGGGACATCACGGCCTCAACCTCGCCACCTACACCCATGCCTCCAGCCCACTGCGTCGCTATCCCGACCTGGTGAACCAACGCATCATCCTGGCCCATGTGGACGGACGGCCGCAGCCTTACCCGATCGAGGAGGTCACGGCACTGGCCGAGGAGGCCAATCAGCAGTACCAACTCGAACGGCAGCGCCGCGCCGAACGCCATCGGGACGCCGCCAAGCGCATCACCCGAGGACAGCTCGACACCCCCGACCACCGCCACCTCGACGACACCGAGTTCAGCAAGGTCCTGCGGTTGGCCGTCGCCACCGCCTCCGACCAGGCCGGGCTGATCGACGAGGCCGACCGCCGGTTCACCGAGGGCCGACTGTCCATGCGTGACCTCTATGAACTCCTGCTGCGTGCCGAAGGCGACCGATGGCTGCCGGTCCGGGAACGGGCCCACCGCGCGATCGCCGACGAACCCGGCAACGCGTTGACCGTCCTCAACATGTACGTCCAAGCCGAAGTCGGCGGCCCGGTTTCGGCGAACCACCTCCAATGGCAGGTCCAGCCGATCGGCACGGCACACCAGCCCTGCTTCGAGGCTCAACTCACCATGAACCTTCCGGATCGAACCGTCGACGCCCACGCCCGCGCGGCGATGTCGAAGAAGGACGCCAAAGCCCAAGCGGCCCTGTCCATGCTCAGTCGCCTCAGCGGGTTGCCGGACCTGTCACGCAATACCGAACCACCGCCGGAACCGGCCGGTACACCGGCACGGGTACCCGACGACCGCAACGCCACCATGGCCGTCAACGAATACGCCCAGACCAAGGTCATCAACTCGCCCACCTGGCATTACGACCGGCGAGGGCCGTCCCATGAGCCCACCTTCACCTGCACCGCCGCCACCGTCTTCGGCGCCACCGGCGAACCGCTGACCGCGCAATCCGCCGCACCCAGCAAACAGGCCGCCAAATCCGGCGCGGCACAGATCCTGCGGACCCTGATCGAGGAACGTCTGGACGAGATGGCGCTGACCCGTTCGGGCGCACCGGACGGTGACGGAACATGA
- a CDS encoding DNA-3-methyladenine glycosylase — MSGIADRKLARILAGPVVEAAPQLLGCFISHGDTSIRITEVEAYSGRGLDPASHAHRGPTARNASQFGPPGHAYVYFTYGMHYCLNIVCEPAGIGGGVLLRAGEVVAGIDTARDRRPGARDRDLARGPARLTRALDVDRRLDGSPVLADGPLRLSPRTDPVGVIESGPRTGVSSAADIPWRFWIADDPTVSPYRRHVPRNRTRK; from the coding sequence ATGAGCGGCATCGCCGACCGGAAGCTGGCACGCATCCTCGCCGGACCCGTCGTGGAGGCCGCGCCACAACTGTTGGGCTGCTTCATCTCCCACGGTGACACCAGCATTCGGATCACCGAAGTCGAAGCCTACAGTGGACGCGGGCTCGACCCCGCCTCGCACGCCCACCGCGGGCCCACCGCGCGCAACGCCAGCCAGTTCGGCCCACCCGGCCACGCCTACGTGTACTTCACCTACGGCATGCACTACTGCCTCAACATCGTGTGCGAACCCGCCGGAATCGGCGGCGGAGTCCTCCTGCGAGCCGGCGAAGTCGTCGCGGGCATCGATACGGCTCGCGACCGCCGACCCGGCGCCCGTGACCGAGACCTCGCCCGGGGACCGGCCCGACTGACCCGGGCCCTCGACGTCGACCGACGACTCGACGGTTCACCGGTGCTGGCGGACGGACCGCTTCGACTGAGCCCCCGCACCGACCCGGTCGGGGTGATCGAATCGGGTCCGCGTACGGGAGTCAGCTCGGCCGCCGACATCCCGTGGCGCTTCTGGATCGCCGATGATCCGACCGTCAGCCCCTACCGCCGCCACGTGCCGCGCAACAGAACCCGCAAGTGA
- a CDS encoding DUF305 domain-containing protein — translation MYRYDNGLRRALITIGITVTASLGLAACGTTDEGGHDGTHEATVEPEATFNAADVMFAQMMIPHHEQAVEMTELAPDRAEDPEVLRLAEKIKAAQDPEIELMTTWLTEWDQPLDPGGHDMAMGGMATPEQLADLTEAEGVEFDRMFVELMVAHHEGAIVMAEDVLANGTDPDVATLAEAIIQVQADEITELTAIQERL, via the coding sequence ATGTACCGGTACGACAACGGGCTTCGCCGTGCCCTCATCACCATCGGCATCACCGTCACCGCCTCACTCGGGCTCGCCGCCTGTGGCACCACCGACGAGGGCGGCCACGACGGGACTCACGAGGCGACGGTGGAACCCGAGGCCACGTTCAACGCGGCCGACGTGATGTTCGCGCAGATGATGATCCCGCACCACGAACAGGCCGTGGAGATGACCGAACTGGCGCCCGACCGCGCCGAGGACCCCGAGGTACTGCGACTGGCCGAGAAGATCAAGGCCGCACAGGACCCGGAGATCGAACTCATGACCACCTGGCTCACCGAGTGGGACCAGCCGTTGGACCCCGGTGGGCATGACATGGCGATGGGCGGCATGGCGACGCCGGAGCAGTTGGCGGACCTCACCGAGGCCGAGGGCGTCGAGTTCGACCGGATGTTCGTCGAGCTGATGGTCGCCCACCACGAGGGCGCCATCGTGATGGCCGAGGACGTCTTGGCCAACGGCACCGACCCCGACGTCGCGACACTGGCCGAGGCGATCATCCAGGTTCAGGCCGACGAGATCACCGAACTGACCGCGATTCAGGAACGGTTGTAA
- a CDS encoding RtcB family protein: MSFKELASQGAPIRLWADPATVEDVALDQLRNVAALPWVTGLAVMPDVHYGIGATVGSVIAMRGAVSPAAVGVDIGCGMTAQATSLTAEDLPDDLSRLRSAIEKAIPVGKAQHSRSVDVDHLKTGFRGWHDFWSEFDDLARPVKNLKGKAMQQLGTLGGGNHFIEVCLGDDGRVWLMLHSGSRNIGNRLAQHHIEQAKRLPHNADLPDPNLAVFISDTPTMEAYRRDLYWAQDYARRNRAVMMALLREIIRKTFAKVSFDTEISCHHNYVAEETHDGEDLLVTRKGAIHAGAGQLGIIPGSMGASSFIVRGLGNGAAFDSASHGAGRRMSRTRARKEFTAADLVQQTTGVECRKDAGVVDEIPAAYKDIDEVIAAQTDLVQVVARLKQVVCVKG, from the coding sequence ATGTCCTTTAAGGAACTCGCAAGTCAGGGTGCGCCGATCCGCCTTTGGGCAGATCCGGCGACCGTCGAAGACGTCGCACTGGACCAACTGCGCAACGTCGCCGCCCTGCCCTGGGTGACCGGCCTCGCGGTCATGCCCGACGTCCACTATGGGATCGGCGCGACCGTCGGGTCCGTCATCGCCATGCGCGGCGCGGTGTCACCGGCCGCCGTCGGGGTCGACATCGGATGCGGGATGACCGCGCAGGCGACGTCGTTGACCGCCGAGGATCTTCCTGACGACCTGTCCAGGCTTCGCTCGGCGATCGAGAAGGCGATTCCCGTCGGGAAGGCGCAGCACTCACGCTCGGTCGACGTCGACCACCTGAAGACGGGTTTTCGCGGCTGGCACGACTTCTGGTCCGAGTTCGACGACCTGGCACGGCCGGTGAAGAACCTCAAGGGCAAGGCCATGCAACAGCTGGGCACGCTCGGCGGCGGCAACCACTTCATCGAGGTCTGCCTCGGTGACGACGGGCGGGTGTGGTTGATGCTGCACTCCGGTTCCCGCAACATCGGCAACCGGTTGGCGCAGCATCACATCGAGCAGGCCAAGCGGCTGCCGCACAATGCGGACCTGCCCGACCCGAACCTGGCCGTCTTCATCTCCGACACCCCGACCATGGAGGCCTACCGCCGCGACCTGTACTGGGCGCAGGACTACGCCCGGCGCAACCGCGCGGTCATGATGGCGCTGCTTCGGGAGATCATCCGGAAGACGTTCGCCAAGGTCTCGTTCGACACCGAGATCTCCTGTCACCACAACTACGTGGCCGAGGAGACACACGACGGCGAAGACCTGTTGGTCACCCGCAAGGGAGCCATTCACGCCGGTGCCGGACAGCTGGGAATCATTCCCGGTTCGATGGGCGCGTCGTCGTTCATCGTCCGTGGACTGGGCAACGGCGCGGCCTTCGACTCGGCGTCGCACGGCGCGGGACGCCGGATGAGCCGGACCCGGGCGCGTAAGGAGTTCACCGCCGCCGACCTGGTGCAGCAGACCACCGGAGTGGAGTGCCGCAAGGACGCCGGGGTCGTCGACGAGATCCCGGCCGCCTACAAGGACATCGACGAGGTAATCGCCGCCCAGACCGATCTGGTCCAGGTGGTCGCTCGGCTCAAGCAGGTCGTCTGCGTCAAGGGCTGA
- a CDS encoding heavy-metal-associated domain-containing protein produces MITVVFCLVSYRLVGLRTDSCARCMTSLRHELKRLPGGGQVMSERGRVSVLTDGAVPDEWIVDYVGHRPGFTQAVLDPMHTG; encoded by the coding sequence ATGATTACCGTGGTTTTCTGCCTGGTGTCCTATCGACTCGTCGGACTGCGAACCGACAGTTGCGCCCGCTGCATGACCAGCCTGCGCCACGAGCTGAAACGCCTACCCGGCGGCGGCCAAGTCATGTCCGAGCGTGGCCGCGTCAGCGTGCTCACCGACGGTGCGGTACCCGACGAGTGGATCGTCGATTACGTCGGGCACCGTCCGGGTTTCACTCAGGCAGTTCTCGACCCGATGCACACCGGTTGA
- a CDS encoding Hsp20/alpha crystallin family protein has translation MLVRYRQPWYLSSRVNSQFDKLISDAFGREATGFTPAADVVTEGNDVVVTLALPGVSAEAIDVTLEGPKLTISGERVESETAEGDRYLSRGLRRGSFTRTFTVPRGTTGDQIHAELENGLLKVRVSEVTKPQAQPEKIAVNSVVTGKAQIEAEDVDSE, from the coding sequence GTGCTAGTTCGTTACCGTCAACCGTGGTACCTGTCGTCCCGGGTCAACTCCCAGTTCGACAAGCTTATTTCCGATGCGTTCGGGCGCGAGGCCACCGGCTTCACCCCCGCCGCCGATGTGGTCACCGAAGGAAACGACGTCGTGGTGACCCTGGCGCTGCCGGGCGTGTCCGCCGAGGCGATCGACGTAACCCTTGAGGGCCCTAAACTCACCATTTCAGGTGAGCGCGTCGAATCCGAAACCGCCGAAGGTGACCGGTATCTGTCGCGCGGACTGCGTCGGGGAAGTTTCACGAGGACCTTCACCGTCCCTCGCGGCACCACCGGCGACCAGATCCATGCGGAACTGGAGAACGGCCTGCTGAAGGTTCGCGTCAGTGAGGTCACCAAGCCGCAGGCCCAGCCGGAGAAGATCGCGGTGAACTCCGTGGTCACCGGTAAGGCACAGATCGAGGCCGAGGACGTCGACTCCGAGTAG
- a CDS encoding TetR family transcriptional regulator yields the protein MSEGLRERTRRAVRAELAAIALDLFAENGFEETTVDEIARAAGLTKRSFFRYFPTKEDAVFAGVDVTGEQIVHDLLVRPVDEAPWQSLRIVLVESERRIHASGQAVAGLKLIESTPSLRAKVHEKRSQWRQQVSRTLCDRPGAELDEFTADLLTNAATAALDTASQAWLRSGGAVDRAALLDRAFGLLAPTPA from the coding sequence ATGTCAGAAGGTTTGCGGGAACGAACCCGCAGAGCCGTCCGTGCCGAGCTGGCCGCGATAGCACTGGACCTGTTCGCCGAGAACGGGTTCGAGGAGACGACGGTGGACGAGATCGCCCGCGCGGCGGGCCTCACCAAGCGCAGTTTCTTCCGGTACTTCCCCACCAAGGAGGACGCGGTGTTCGCCGGGGTCGACGTCACCGGTGAACAGATCGTCCACGACCTCCTGGTGCGGCCGGTCGATGAGGCACCGTGGCAGTCGTTGCGCATCGTGCTCGTGGAATCAGAACGACGGATCCACGCCTCGGGCCAGGCGGTGGCCGGTCTCAAACTGATCGAGTCGACACCATCGCTGCGCGCCAAGGTCCACGAGAAGCGATCTCAATGGCGTCAACAGGTGAGCCGGACGCTATGCGACCGACCCGGCGCCGAACTCGACGAGTTCACCGCAGACCTGCTCACCAATGCCGCGACCGCCGCGCTGGACACCGCGTCGCAGGCATGGTTGCGCTCAGGCGGTGCCGTCGATCGCGCCGCGCTGCTCGACCGGGCGTTCGGCCTTCTCGCTCCGACTCCCGCCTGA
- a CDS encoding DUF6236 family protein: protein MIPRIGLYYPYTHFRDDNWLKLAALYWPGMARIVPPGLRLVDDDVTKALRDDLGFIIDLSPESGLTAASEKMLGFLDDFGEIAVEQYELAHGTDYGIATSGGPPMAEFISVSHGNSSTTVRWPGPRLGDMSPGTFSTLVGIHDDKLTFMLRSRLRSLRLAVRDGDWLGVHPNVAWAYTSLLAAELAKANNLVPVTDQQNAYSALAWTPERFAELFFDSFTASKPHADPAGVIGMLALRLVTPTDLSSVPVAKIIKVRQRHGAQFDAFGKLVADTAEELAGELGTVSDPKVFDGYLANEVTRRFDRPLTELRATLRDVGVESTINATTIKFELPAAAAAMAGGWATDQPVVAGAGAALGLATIRRAAKRRRNEEIQRSPAGYLWLTDRALNPRSLIDRLLRR from the coding sequence GTGATCCCCCGGATCGGGCTGTACTACCCGTATACCCACTTTCGCGACGACAACTGGTTGAAGTTGGCCGCGCTGTACTGGCCGGGCATGGCCCGCATCGTCCCGCCCGGGCTGCGACTAGTGGACGACGACGTCACCAAGGCGCTGCGCGACGACCTGGGCTTCATCATCGACCTGTCACCGGAGTCGGGGCTGACGGCGGCCTCCGAGAAGATGCTCGGATTCCTCGACGACTTCGGTGAGATCGCCGTCGAACAGTACGAACTCGCCCACGGCACCGACTACGGAATCGCCACCAGCGGCGGACCGCCGATGGCCGAGTTCATCTCGGTGTCCCACGGCAACTCCAGCACCACGGTGCGGTGGCCCGGTCCTCGACTGGGCGACATGTCGCCGGGAACCTTCAGCACCCTCGTCGGCATCCACGACGACAAGCTCACCTTCATGCTGCGCAGCCGCCTCCGCTCACTGCGACTCGCGGTCCGCGACGGCGACTGGCTCGGGGTGCACCCCAACGTCGCCTGGGCCTACACCAGTCTGCTGGCCGCCGAACTGGCCAAAGCCAACAACCTGGTACCGGTGACTGATCAGCAGAACGCCTATTCGGCACTGGCCTGGACCCCGGAACGGTTCGCCGAGCTCTTCTTCGACTCCTTCACCGCGTCGAAACCGCACGCGGACCCGGCCGGGGTCATCGGGATGCTAGCACTGCGGCTGGTCACCCCGACCGACCTGTCCTCGGTTCCGGTCGCCAAGATCATCAAGGTTCGACAGCGGCACGGCGCACAGTTCGACGCGTTCGGCAAGTTGGTCGCCGACACCGCCGAGGAACTTGCCGGGGAACTGGGCACGGTGTCCGACCCGAAGGTCTTCGACGGCTACCTGGCCAACGAGGTCACTCGACGATTCGACCGACCGCTGACCGAACTGCGCGCCACCTTGCGCGACGTCGGGGTCGAGTCGACGATCAACGCCACGACGATCAAATTCGAACTTCCGGCCGCAGCCGCGGCGATGGCCGGCGGATGGGCGACCGACCAGCCGGTCGTCGCCGGTGCCGGTGCGGCCCTTGGGTTGGCGACGATCCGACGCGCGGCGAAGCGGCGGAGAAACGAGGAGATCCAACGGTCGCCGGCGGGCTATCTCTGGTTGACCGACCGCGCGCTCAACCCCCGCTCATTGATCGACCGCCTGCTGCGTCGGTAG
- a CDS encoding protein kinase domain-containing protein, producing MTPPRRPGHVSGEGSVVGDVVAGFRITRRLRVNGCTAIYQATPADRAINDRPGDTVILKTLCRGGPRRVHRRLDNETAVLRHLADTEVAPDVVSTGDTESQRFLAIDRRPGLTLRQVARSSDPATREFATVALAVTAAVTRLHSAGVIHGDISRRNVLIDGDRVTLIDFEGGGLIDGDVTPPRKITWAYAAPELARPIRPTVFTDQYGTAAILYRQLTGRRHRPVVEGSAADSTEALSIPPTPLTGWPAATWPELTTVFATALAVAPGDRFASMAQFEAALAAALASPRSADI from the coding sequence ATGACCCCGCCACGACGGCCCGGCCATGTATCCGGCGAAGGGTCGGTGGTCGGCGACGTCGTGGCAGGTTTTCGCATCACACGAAGATTGCGGGTGAACGGCTGTACCGCGATCTACCAAGCGACTCCGGCCGATCGGGCGATAAACGATCGGCCGGGCGACACGGTCATCTTGAAAACCTTGTGCCGTGGTGGTCCACGGCGGGTTCACCGTCGCCTCGACAACGAGACCGCAGTGTTGCGTCACCTCGCGGACACCGAGGTCGCTCCCGACGTGGTCTCCACCGGGGACACCGAGTCACAACGGTTTCTGGCCATCGACCGGCGCCCGGGACTGACGTTGCGTCAGGTCGCCCGGTCTTCCGATCCGGCCACGCGGGAATTCGCGACGGTGGCGCTCGCGGTGACCGCTGCGGTGACACGACTGCACTCGGCGGGCGTGATCCACGGCGACATCAGTCGCCGCAACGTGTTGATCGACGGCGACCGCGTGACGCTGATCGATTTCGAGGGGGGTGGGTTGATCGATGGTGACGTCACCCCACCACGCAAGATCACGTGGGCGTACGCCGCACCCGAACTCGCGCGGCCCATCCGCCCCACCGTCTTCACCGACCAGTACGGCACCGCCGCGATCCTCTATCGGCAATTGACGGGGCGCCGCCATCGACCGGTTGTGGAGGGTTCCGCAGCCGACTCCACCGAGGCTCTGTCGATACCGCCGACCCCGCTGACCGGCTGGCCCGCGGCGACCTGGCCCGAGTTGACGACGGTGTTCGCCACCGCGTTGGCCGTCGCCCCGGGAGATCGGTTTGCATCGATGGCACAATTCGAAGCCGCGCTGGCCGCCGCACTCGCGTCACCGCGTTCGGCCGACATCTGA
- the tyrS gene encoding tyrosine--tRNA ligase: MNIFDDLQWRGLIQDSTDLDALRDHLVSNQVKFYVGFDPTAASLHVGHLTQVLTARRLQQAGLTPVLLVGGATGQIGDPRESGERTLNSPEVVAEWVDRIRHQVRPFVEFTGDNAATLVNNLDWTGEISAVEFLRDIGKHFSINRMLAREVVKARLETGLSFTEFSYQLLQGNDYYELHRRHGVTLQFGGSDQWGNITAGVDYVRRRGAGSVHAFVTPLVTKADGTKFGKTEGSGAWLDADMTSPYAFYQFWINADDRDVGKYLRYFSFKSHDEIAELEKATVEKPSARLAQRALAAELTAMVHGESEAAQAIAASSALFGRGELTDLAETTLESALTEAGMVTVTEPTGLATLFKESGLVRSLSEARRAVNEGGAYVNNVRVSDADAALSDDQFLYGRFAVLRRGKKTIAGVRRA; encoded by the coding sequence GTGAACATATTCGACGACCTGCAATGGCGTGGCCTCATCCAGGACTCCACCGACCTCGACGCACTCCGTGACCACCTGGTCTCGAACCAGGTGAAGTTCTATGTGGGTTTCGACCCCACCGCGGCCAGCCTGCACGTCGGGCACCTCACCCAGGTGCTGACCGCCCGACGTCTCCAGCAGGCCGGGTTGACCCCGGTGCTGCTCGTCGGCGGAGCGACCGGTCAGATCGGTGACCCACGCGAGAGCGGCGAACGCACCCTCAACTCACCCGAGGTGGTGGCCGAATGGGTCGATCGCATTCGCCACCAGGTCCGGCCGTTCGTGGAGTTCACCGGAGACAACGCCGCCACCCTGGTCAACAACCTCGACTGGACCGGCGAGATCTCGGCGGTGGAGTTCCTCCGCGACATCGGTAAGCACTTCTCGATCAACCGAATGCTGGCCCGCGAAGTGGTCAAGGCACGGCTGGAGACCGGGCTCAGCTTCACCGAGTTCTCCTACCAGCTGCTGCAGGGCAACGACTACTACGAACTGCATCGCCGCCACGGAGTGACACTCCAATTCGGAGGATCGGACCAGTGGGGCAACATCACTGCCGGTGTCGACTACGTGCGCCGTCGCGGCGCCGGTTCGGTCCACGCCTTCGTCACCCCGTTGGTCACCAAGGCCGACGGCACGAAGTTCGGTAAGACCGAGGGCAGCGGTGCCTGGCTCGACGCCGACATGACCAGCCCCTACGCGTTCTACCAGTTCTGGATCAACGCCGACGACCGTGACGTCGGCAAGTACCTGCGTTACTTCAGCTTCAAGTCACACGACGAGATCGCCGAACTGGAGAAGGCCACCGTGGAGAAGCCGTCCGCCCGGCTCGCGCAGCGTGCGCTGGCGGCGGAACTGACCGCCATGGTTCACGGCGAATCCGAAGCGGCGCAGGCGATCGCGGCCAGTTCCGCGCTGTTCGGGCGCGGTGAACTGACCGATCTCGCCGAGACGACACTCGAATCCGCGCTGACCGAGGCTGGCATGGTCACCGTCACCGAGCCCACCGGACTGGCGACCCTCTTCAAGGAGTCAGGTCTGGTGCGAAGCCTGTCCGAGGCGCGTCGTGCCGTGAACGAGGGCGGTGCCTACGTCAACAACGTTCGGGTCTCCGACGCCGATGCGGCGCTGTCCGACGATCAGTTCCTCTACGGCCGGTTCGCGGTGCTGCGGCGCGGGAAGAAGACCATCGCCGGGGTCAGGCGCGCCTGA